The Gracilibacillus caseinilyticus genome segment GAAACATTGGGGGTTGCTCATGATACAAGTGGCGGCTCTGATCATCGTCAGTCTGTTTGCATCTGCTACATTCTTATGGTTAATTATAGCCATTCAATTACTGGCAGGAATCTGGTTGCTTCTGAAAACCTTACAAGCAGTGGACTATAACTATCAATTAGAGCTGGAAAAAACACATCGAATCGAGCAACATTGGACAAAAGGCCATCAATCCGGCACGAAAAAGAATTTTTTATCATAGGTAGGAAAGCATTATTCTGCTATAATATGTGAATCATCTTAAAAAAGGAGTTATACATTCCATGTTAAAGCAGTTTTTTTCTTATTATAAACCACACAAACGCTTGTTTATTATTGACTTTAGCTGTGCTGTGTTTGTGGCAATTCTGGAACTTGCCTTTCCTGTTGCTGTGCAATGGTTAATTGACGAACTTTTGCCAAACGGGGAATGGGATAAGATTGTGACGGTCAGCATCCTATTATTAGCAGTTTATGTCCTGAGCACGTTCATGCAATTCATCGTCAGCTACCTTGGTCATAAACTAGGAATCAATATTGAAACTGATATGCGCGAAGAGTTATTTACGCATGTGCAAAGACAATCTTTCCGTTTCTTTGACAATACGAAAACAGGTCATATCATGAGTAGAATTACGAACGATTTATTTGATATCGGCGAACTTGCTCACCATGGACCAGAGGACTTTTTTATTGCCATCATGACATTTACCGGCGCATTTTGGATTATGTTCACCATCAATCCTACCCTTGCAATCATCGCACTCGTCATCGTTCCATTATTAACAGTATTAGTGACCTATTGTAATATCGCGATGAATAAAGCATGGCATCGAATGTATCATAATATTGCTGACGTCAATGCACGTGTGGAAGACGCTGTTTCCGGTGTTCGAGTCGTACAGTCTTTTACTAATGAAGATTTTGAATTAAATCGATTCAACCAGGACAACGGTCGTTTCCGTAAAGCAAAAATTAAAGCATACAAAGTAATGGCAGGAACACATTCCAGCATTTACATGATGACACGCTTCCTAACGCTGATTGTTTTAGTAGTGGGTGCCTGGTTAAGTTTCAATGGAAGTTTATCGTACGGTGAATTAGTAAGCTTCGTATTATACACTAATGTACTTATTAAACCAGTCGATAAAATCAGTGCCCTCTTGGAACTCTATCCAAAAGGGATGGCAGGATTCCGTCGTTTTCAGGAGATCTTAGCAAAAGAACCGGAAATCAAAAACGATCCGAACGCTATGGAAGTGGACAAGCTAACTGGAAATATTCGTTTTGATCACGTTGACTTCTCCTATGATGGTCATCAACAGGTATTAGAAAATATCAACTTGCAAATAACCCCTGGTGAAACAGTTGCCTTTGTCGGTCCATCAGGTGCTGGCAAAACAACAATTTGTTCACTTATTCCAAGGTTCTATGATGTCAATAATGGCTCGATTTCGATCGATGACCACGACATTCGTAATATAACAAAAAAATCGCTCCGTTCCCAGATCGGTATTGTACAACAGGACGTTTTTCTGTTTACAGGAACAGTCCGTGAGAATATCGCATATGGAAAACAGAATGCAACAGATGAAGAAATAATGCTCGCAGCGAAAAAAGCACATCTTGATCAGGTGATTGCCGATTTACCAGACGGCTATGATACACAAATTGGCGAACGTGGCTTGAAACTTTCCGGTGGTCAGAAACAACGGATGGCGATTGCCAGAACATTCTTAAAGAATCCGCCAATCCTTATTTTAGATGAAGCTACATCTGCATTGGATACAGAAACAGAACGAATGATTCAGCAATCTTTAGATCAACTCGCTGAGAATAGAACAACGCTTGTTATCGCCCACAGATTGGCTACAATAAAAGATGCAGATCGTGTTGTTGTTGTAACAAATGAAGGAATAGCCGAACAAGGAAGTTATCAGAAATTACTCGCTATGGACGCCGTGTTTGCCCGCCTTCACAAAATTCAATATGAAAAAAATGAAGACTAAGTGCGATGCACTTAGTCTTCGTCATTCCAAAACAAATCATCTAACGTTTTATTGAGTGCTTTACAGATCGCGATGCACAATTGTAGCGTCGGATTATATTTACCTTGCTCAATTAAACCGATTGTCTGCCTGGTCACACCAATTTGTTTCGCTAACTCTTCCTGCGATAAGTCGTGCTCTACCCGAGCTACCTTCAACTTCAAATTCTTCATTCATCTTCTTCCTTTAACTGTTTAGCAACTGCTTTATCACTTTTCGTTTTCGCAACCTGATAACTGACAATAAGTCCAATCAGCAGAAAAGGCAGATAAATCATAAGTGATCCGGCAAAGGAGATAAAGAAAAAGCTGATCTCTTCCATTCTGCTGTCTGCATATTGTACAGCACTGTTCACACCGAAGACAAGCGCGATCACTAATCCGAAAACAATTCCGCTAATAACTGTTTTTGCCTGGAAGCTCCACTTATGTTTATGATCATGCAACTCTACCTCTGATGTGAATAACCCTTTTTGCACTACCCTAACTGCATAATACGCCCCAGCCACAATAAAGATAATCAGTTCGGTTGCTACGTACTCCATTGATATACCGTACTTGAACGTCTTATATATAGCGGAAACTAAACAAACAAGATAAATCACTACATATAACTCACGGTAAATTTTATTCTGCTCATTTGTAACT includes the following:
- a CDS encoding helix-turn-helix transcriptional regulator gives rise to the protein MKNLKLKVARVEHDLSQEELAKQIGVTRQTIGLIEQGKYNPTLQLCIAICKALNKTLDDLFWNDED
- a CDS encoding DUF6773 family protein yields the protein MFFKKGSFQDERVTNEQNKIYRELYVVIYLVCLVSAIYKTFKYGISMEYVATELIIFIVAGAYYAVRVVQKGLFTSEVELHDHKHKWSFQAKTVISGIVFGLVIALVFGVNSAVQYADSRMEEISFFFISFAGSLMIYLPFLLIGLIVSYQVAKTKSDKAVAKQLKEEDE
- a CDS encoding ABC transporter ATP-binding protein yields the protein MLKQFFSYYKPHKRLFIIDFSCAVFVAILELAFPVAVQWLIDELLPNGEWDKIVTVSILLLAVYVLSTFMQFIVSYLGHKLGINIETDMREELFTHVQRQSFRFFDNTKTGHIMSRITNDLFDIGELAHHGPEDFFIAIMTFTGAFWIMFTINPTLAIIALVIVPLLTVLVTYCNIAMNKAWHRMYHNIADVNARVEDAVSGVRVVQSFTNEDFELNRFNQDNGRFRKAKIKAYKVMAGTHSSIYMMTRFLTLIVLVVGAWLSFNGSLSYGELVSFVLYTNVLIKPVDKISALLELYPKGMAGFRRFQEILAKEPEIKNDPNAMEVDKLTGNIRFDHVDFSYDGHQQVLENINLQITPGETVAFVGPSGAGKTTICSLIPRFYDVNNGSISIDDHDIRNITKKSLRSQIGIVQQDVFLFTGTVRENIAYGKQNATDEEIMLAAKKAHLDQVIADLPDGYDTQIGERGLKLSGGQKQRMAIARTFLKNPPILILDEATSALDTETERMIQQSLDQLAENRTTLVIAHRLATIKDADRVVVVTNEGIAEQGSYQKLLAMDAVFARLHKIQYEKNED